Part of the Salinimonas lutimaris genome, GGCGAGAGTCCGGCTTGTTAGTGCGCGACAGAGCAAACCGAATTGTTGTCGATCCACAGTCTGGCAGATGGTTAAAGCAGTGGACGACCCCGGATTTAACCCTTCATCAGCGGATCAGTGAAGCCGCCGATCCGCTGCATTTTGGCACCTGGGGCGGTCTACCCGGCAAACTGATTTATTTTGTCTTTGGCTTGCTACTGACCAGCCTGTGTATCACCGGTACCTATCTGTATGCACTGCGCTTTTTAAAAATCAAAGACGCTCCCACACAAGGTGGTATGCTCAAAACCGGAATCAGTAAAATGGGCATCTGGGCAACAGGATCTATGGCCCTTATTTTTCTGGCTTTACTACTTTATATGATTGGCTGACGCTTCTTCTGTTTGTGGACTCATCGTCCCTATCTCCCTGCTTATCCAAATTGTGACGTAATCTGTTCTCTTTAAAGCGGACTATGTTATAATGTAACACGTTCAGTTGGAGTAAGCGTCAACGCTTCACTGTTTTGAGAATTTCGATGTTAGGCCACTGCAGGTCAAACAGGAGCGCGATAGTGTCATCTTTGCAAAAAATCGGGGACAAATTGGCCATCTTATTGTCATCAGTTTGTATGGTGCATTGTGTTTTTACGCCCTTACTATTGATTGCCATTCCGTCTATCGGCGGTGCGTTTTCTATTGGTCATGACACTTTCCACCAAATCATGCTGTTTTTTGTTATTCCTGTAGGTGTCGTTGCGCTAACTATGGGCTATCGTCGTCATCGCAGCCTAAGCGTATGGGTGCAGGGTGTGGGCGGCTTACTCATACTGACGTTTGCCGCACTGTTCGGCCATGAATTACTGGGTGAGATGGGTGAAACCTTGCTGACTATCGCCGGCTCCCTGTTTATTGTATTTGCCCATCTACGCAATTTTCAGATGCATCGACAAAGTTCATGCAGTGCGTAATTAAAGCGGTAGAAAGTTGCTCACAAAGCGTCTTATACAGACGCTTTTTTTGTGTCAGTAAAACAGTAACGGGTGCTTTACCGATGTATGATCAGTATTGACCGGCGGGGCTGTTTCATCCTGGGGATACAGAGAACTAATGGTCAGGCGAGGCTCAGACACATATGCGGTCGGTCCCATAGCGCCAACCGTCTGATTCACATTATAAAAAATCTGGCTTTGCCCGTTTATTTTCATCGGGATACGAAAACTGGCCATGGGATCGAGCAGGGCTGCCCGGCGAGCCCAGTCACTGGGAACCTGCGGCTGGGCAG contains:
- a CDS encoding MerC domain-containing protein is translated as MSSLQKIGDKLAILLSSVCMVHCVFTPLLLIAIPSIGGAFSIGHDTFHQIMLFFVIPVGVVALTMGYRRHRSLSVWVQGVGGLLILTFAALFGHELLGEMGETLLTIAGSLFIVFAHLRNFQMHRQSSCSA